A stretch of Lathyrus oleraceus cultivar Zhongwan6 chromosome 6, CAAS_Psat_ZW6_1.0, whole genome shotgun sequence DNA encodes these proteins:
- the LOC127097696 gene encoding protein trichome birefringence-like 36, which translates to MAKPNLHFLSFLFFFATLLALFSCTLSLINPEDVPSWLALEETEDVNMVQTQRDSWKKCDFSVGKWVFDQTYPLYDSNCPYLTSAVTCQKNGRPDSDYEKWKWKPLGCSIPRFDALRYLGKMRGKRIMLVGDSIIRNQWESLVCLVQGVIPTDKKRVTYNGPLMSFHAMDFETSIEFFWAPLLVELKKDSNSKRILHLDLIEENARYWKGVNILVFDSAHWWTHSGQTTSWDYYMEGNSIVTNMNPMVAYQKGLTTWAKWVDLNLDPRKTRVVFRSMSPRHNRQNGWKCYNQREPLQYFSHLHVPAPLVVLKGVLKKMRFPVYLQDITTMTAFRRDGHPSVYSKAISEVERKKQSSDCSHWCLPGVPDIWNEMLTAWL; encoded by the exons ATGGCAAAACCAAACCTTCATTTCTTGTCATTTTTATTCTTCTTTGCCACCTTGCTAGCCTTGTTCAGCTGCACATTATCACTGATCAATCCAGAAGATGTTCCTAGTTGGCTTGCACTGGAAGAAACAGAAGATGTCAACATGGTGCAAACCCAAAGAGATTCATGGAAGAAATGTGATTTCTCAGTTGGAAAATGGGTTTTTGATCAAACCTACCCTCTCTATGATTCCAACTGTCCTTATCTTACATCTGCAGTTACTTGTCAAAAGAATGGACGGCCAGATTCTGATTATGAGAAATGGAAGTGGAAGCCATTAGGTTGTTCTATCCCAAG ATTTGATGCACTAAGGTATCTTGGTAAAATGAGAGGAAAGAGAATAATGCTGGTGGGGGATTCTATAATAAGAAACCAATGGGAATCTCTTGTATGTTTAGTTCAAGGAGTTATTCCAACTGACAAAAAAAGAGTGACATATAATGGTCCTTTAATGTCTTTCCATGCTATG GATTTTGAGACATCAATTGAGTTCTTCTGGGCACCATTGTTGGTCGAACTCAAAAAAGATTCCAATAGTAAGAGAATTTTACATTTGGATTTGATCGAAGAGAATGCAAGGTATTGGAAAGGAGTCAATATTCTTGTATTTGATTCGGCTCATTGGTGGACTCACTCTGGTCAAACAACCTC GTGGGATTACTACATGGAGGGAAATAGTATCGTCACAAACATGAATCCAATGGTTGCATACCAAAAAGGACTCACTACATGGGCAAAGTGGGTGGATCTAAACCTGGATCCTCGAAAAACCCGAGTCGTTTTTAGAAGTATGTCACCTAGACATAACAG GCAAAATGGTTGGAAATGTTACAATCAAAGAGAGCCATTACAATATTTCAGCCATTTACATGTTCCGGCGCCATTAGTAGTGCTAAAAGGAGTGTTGAAGAAAATGAGGTTTCCGGTGTATCTACAAGATATTACAACTATGACAGCTTTTAGAAGAGATGGACATCCTTCAGTTTATAGTAAGGCAATAAGTGAAGTTGAGAGGAAGAAACAAAGCTCTGATTGTAGCCATTGGTGCCTCCCTGGTGTGCCTGATATTTGGAATGAGATGCTGACTGCATGGCTGTAA
- the LOC127097697 gene encoding diphosphomevalonate decarboxylase MVD2, peroxisomal, with translation MAGDSQQNWVLMVTAQTPTNIAVIKYWGKRDETLILPVNDSISVTLDPNHLCTTTTVSVSPSFQQDRMWLNGKEISLSGGRFQSCLREIRARACDVEDDKKGVKISKEDWSKLHVHIASYNNFPTAAGLASSAAGFACLVYALGKLMNVKEDESQLSAIARQGSGSACRSLFGGFVKWIMGKEENGSDSLAVQLADEKHWDELVIVIAVVSSRQKETSSTSGMRETVETSLLLQHRAKEVVPKRILQMEEAIRNRDFASFSKLTCTDSNQFHAVCLDTSPPIFYMNDTSHRIISIVEKWNRSEEAPQVAYTFDAGPNAVLIARNRKAATLLIQRLLYYFPPNSDDLDSYIIGDKSIAKDAGINGIQDLEALPPPPEIKDNIPSQKYKGDVSYFICTRPGKGPVLLTDDSQALLNSENGLPK, from the exons ATGGCGGGTGATTCTCAGCAGAATTGGGTGCTGATGGTTACGGCTCAAACACCGACCAACATTGCTGTCATCAAGTATTGGGGCAAGAGAGATGAAACCCTAATCTTACCTGTCAATGATAGTATCAGTGTTACTCTTGATCCCAATCACCTTTGCACAACCACCACCGTCTCTGTCAGTCCCTCCTTTCAACAAGATCGTATGTGGCTCAATGGAAAG GAGATTTCTCTTTCTGGGGGAAGATTCCAGAGTTGTTTAAGGGAGATTCGTGCTCGCGCTTGTGATGTTGAGGATGATAAAAAGGGTGTTAAGATCAGTAAAGAGGATTGGAGCAAATTGCACGTGCATATTGCTTCCTACAACAACTTCCCCACTGCAGCCGGACTGGCTTCATCAGCTGCGGGTTTCGCTTGTCTTG TTTATGCCCTTGGGAAGCTAATGAATGTCAAAGAAGATGAAAGCCAGCTATCTGCTATTGCAAG GCAAGGATCAGGCAGTGCTTGTCGCAGCTTATTTGGGGGATTTGTCAAGTGGATAATGGGGAAA GAGGAGAATGGAAGCGATAGTCTCGCAGTTCAACTTGCTGATGAAAAGCATTGGGATGAACTTGTTATTGTTATTGCCGTG GTTAGCTCTCGGCAAAAGGAAACAAGCAGCACCTCAGGAATGCGTGAGACTGTTGAAACAAGTTTGCTTTTACAGCACAGAGCAAAG GAAGTAGTGCCAAAGAGGATACTGCAAATGGAAGAAGCCATCAGAAACCGTGATTTTGCATCTTTTTCAAAACTCACCTGTACCGATAGCAACCAGTTTCATGCAGTCTGTCTGGATACGTCTCCCCCTATATTTTACATGAATGATACATCCCATAG GATAATCAGCATTGTTGAAAAGTGGAACCGTTCAGAAGAAGCTCCCCAG GTAGCTTATACGTTTGATGCAGGGCCAAACGCGGTTCTAATCGCACGTAATAGAAAAGCTGCCACCCTTTTGATTCAGAGGCTGCTTTACTACTTCCCTCCAAATTCAGATGACCTCGACAG TTACATTATCGGCGACAAATCAATTGCAAAAGATGCTGGGATCAATGGAATACAGGACCTAGAAGCTTTGCCACCACCTCCAGAAATCAAAGATAATATTCCGTCGCAGAAGTACAAAGGGGATGTCAGTTACTTTATATGCACCAGACCAGGAAAGGGACCTGTTTTGCTCACTGATGACAGTCAAGCTCTTCTCAACAGTGAAAATGGACTTCCCAAATAA